One window of Novosphingobium sp. P6W genomic DNA carries:
- a CDS encoding tyrosine recombinase XerC: MSHKADLMEAWGAYLAHDRRRSPHTVRAYLATASRLLDALGETDWGSLAKIEAPALRGHLAARRQDGIGNVSAARELSALKAFLSFARDRAGMAQAAPPRLKGPRVKKGLPRPVTPDEAVNLASTVEEDASQPWIGARDRAVLLLLYGAGLRIAEALSLTGAALPLGETLVVTGKGGKQRMVPLLPIVRSGVTDYVTKCPWPVERDKALFRGAKGGPLSQGMVQKAVARARISLGLPASATPHALRHSFATHLLGAGADLRSLQELLGHVSLSSTQIYTRVDAATLLDVYRNAHPRERG, from the coding sequence TTGTCCCATAAGGCCGACCTGATGGAGGCATGGGGCGCGTATCTGGCGCACGATCGCCGCCGCAGTCCGCATACCGTGCGCGCTTATCTGGCAACGGCGTCGCGCCTGCTGGATGCGCTGGGGGAAACCGATTGGGGTTCGCTGGCGAAGATCGAGGCTCCGGCGCTGCGCGGTCATCTTGCGGCGCGGCGGCAGGACGGGATCGGCAATGTTTCCGCCGCGCGCGAACTTTCGGCGCTCAAGGCCTTCCTCTCCTTCGCCCGCGACCGGGCCGGAATGGCGCAGGCGGCCCCGCCGCGCCTCAAGGGTCCGCGCGTGAAGAAGGGCCTGCCGCGCCCAGTCACTCCCGACGAGGCTGTGAACCTTGCCTCCACCGTGGAGGAAGACGCCTCGCAGCCCTGGATCGGTGCGCGCGACCGGGCGGTGCTGCTGCTCCTTTATGGCGCCGGCCTGCGCATTGCCGAGGCCCTGTCGCTGACCGGCGCGGCGCTTCCTTTGGGTGAGACGCTGGTGGTTACCGGCAAGGGCGGCAAGCAACGCATGGTGCCCTTGCTGCCAATCGTCCGCTCAGGCGTGACGGATTACGTGACGAAATGCCCCTGGCCGGTAGAGCGGGACAAGGCGCTGTTCCGGGGCGCCAAGGGCGGGCCGCTTTCGCAGGGCATGGTGCAAAAGGCAGTGGCGCGGGCTCGTATCTCGCTGGGCCTGCCGGCAAGTGCTACGCCGCATGCCTTGCGCCACAGCTTTGCGACGCATCTGCTGGGCGCGGGCGCGGACCTGCGTTCTCTTCAGGAACTGCTGGGGCATGTGTCGCTGAGTTCGACGCAGATATACACGCGGGTGGACGCGGCGACCTTGCTGGACGTTTACCGCAACGCACATCCCAGGGAACGGGGCTGA
- a CDS encoding DedA family protein encodes MAEWIYEIVRQGGYLGIMFLMALENIIPPIPSEVIMGLGGIAVARGDMQFWPLLLWGTAGAALGNYVLFLLADRLGYERLRPFIDRWGRWLTLEWHDVEVAGRFLRRHGHWVVFLLRFMPMFRTMISVPAGLAHMGHVRFLLFTAAGAAIWNALLILGGRWLGHTLSEAEVWLGWVTVAIGVATVIGYVWRVATWKPREE; translated from the coding sequence ATGGCTGAGTGGATCTACGAAATCGTCCGGCAGGGCGGCTATCTCGGCATCATGTTCCTGATGGCGCTGGAGAACATCATCCCGCCGATCCCGTCCGAGGTCATCATGGGCCTTGGCGGGATCGCCGTGGCGCGCGGAGACATGCAGTTCTGGCCGCTGCTGCTATGGGGTACTGCCGGTGCGGCGCTGGGCAACTATGTCCTGTTCCTCCTCGCCGACCGCCTGGGGTACGAGCGCCTGCGCCCGTTCATCGACCGCTGGGGCCGCTGGCTTACGCTGGAGTGGCACGATGTCGAAGTGGCCGGGCGGTTCTTGCGGCGGCATGGGCACTGGGTGGTTTTCCTGCTGCGCTTCATGCCGATGTTTCGCACGATGATTTCTGTCCCGGCCGGACTGGCGCACATGGGGCATGTGCGGTTTCTGCTGTTCACCGCTGCGGGCGCGGCGATCTGGAACGCGCTGCTGATCCTGGGCGGGCGCTGGCTTGGCCATACGCTGTCCGAGGCCGAAGTATGGCTGGGATGGGTTACCGTGGCGATCGGCGTGGCGACCGTGATCGGCTATGTCTGGCGCGTGGCGACGTGGAAACCGCGCGAGGAGTGA
- the gshB gene encoding glutathione synthase yields MSLRVAVQMDPLETVKIGGDSSFALMLSAQARGHTLFHYDVRTLAYDASHGAAGRLTCWGAPVTVQKVEGAHFTRGEYRLIDLGEDIDVVLMRQDPPFDLGYITATHLLERLAGRTLVVNDPVAVRNAPEKVFVLDYARFMPPTFIARRIEDVKAFNQRHPGDIVIKPLHGNGGKAVFRVPADGSNLGALIEMFENAWVEPFMVQPFLPDVSEGDKRIVLVDGVFAGAINRKPGEGEFRSNLAVGGSAEASQLTSAEEEICAALGPELKARGLVFVGIDVIGGKWLTEINVTSPTGIVAIDRFNGTDTGAMIWDAIEVRHAAM; encoded by the coding sequence ATGAGCTTACGCGTAGCCGTCCAGATGGACCCGCTCGAAACCGTCAAGATCGGGGGCGACAGCTCGTTCGCACTGATGCTCAGCGCGCAGGCGCGGGGGCATACCCTGTTCCATTACGACGTGCGCACGCTGGCCTATGATGCCTCGCACGGGGCTGCCGGACGGCTTACCTGCTGGGGCGCGCCGGTAACCGTGCAGAAGGTGGAAGGCGCTCACTTCACGCGCGGCGAATACCGCTTGATCGACCTTGGCGAAGACATCGACGTGGTGCTGATGCGCCAGGACCCGCCGTTCGATCTCGGCTATATCACCGCCACCCACCTGCTGGAGCGCCTTGCCGGGCGCACGCTGGTGGTCAACGATCCGGTGGCCGTGCGCAATGCGCCGGAGAAGGTCTTCGTGCTGGACTACGCGCGGTTCATGCCGCCGACCTTCATTGCCCGCCGGATCGAGGACGTGAAGGCGTTCAACCAGCGTCATCCGGGCGATATCGTCATCAAGCCGCTCCACGGCAACGGCGGCAAGGCAGTGTTCCGCGTGCCTGCCGACGGCTCCAACCTGGGCGCGCTGATCGAGATGTTCGAGAACGCATGGGTCGAACCGTTCATGGTCCAGCCTTTCCTCCCCGACGTGTCCGAAGGCGACAAGCGCATCGTGCTGGTCGACGGCGTGTTCGCGGGCGCCATCAACCGCAAGCCGGGCGAGGGCGAGTTTCGCTCCAACCTCGCGGTGGGCGGGTCGGCCGAGGCCAGCCAGCTCACTTCGGCTGAAGAGGAAATCTGCGCAGCGCTTGGCCCGGAACTGAAGGCGCGCGGGCTGGTTTTTGTCGGCATCGACGTGATTGGCGGAAAATGGCTGACGGAAATCAACGTGACTTCGCCCACCGGCATCGTGGCGATAGACCGCTTCAACGGCACCGATACGGGGGCCATGATCTGGGACGCCATCGAGGTCCGGCACGCGGCGATGTGA
- a CDS encoding YraN family protein — MNARAQAERDGRRGETLAALYLWLTGWRVLARRVKTRRGEVDLVARRGRMLCFVEVKWRRTAKELDIAIDERRLRRVADGAALLTARYQRPGDDVRIDVILIAPGQWPRRIVNAWQPMG, encoded by the coding sequence ATGAACGCCCGCGCGCAGGCCGAGCGCGACGGACGGCGCGGAGAGACTTTGGCCGCGCTCTATCTGTGGCTCACCGGTTGGCGGGTGCTGGCAAGGCGGGTGAAGACCCGGCGCGGCGAAGTGGACCTCGTCGCGCGGCGCGGGCGGATGCTGTGCTTCGTCGAGGTGAAATGGCGGCGCACCGCGAAGGAACTCGACATCGCGATCGACGAACGGCGGCTGAGGCGCGTGGCGGACGGCGCCGCGCTGCTGACCGCGCGCTACCAGCGGCCGGGCGACGACGTGCGTATCGACGTGATCCTCATCGCACCCGGCCAATGGCCGCGCCGGATCGTCAATGCCTGGCAGCCGATGGGCTGA
- the rsmI gene encoding 16S rRNA (cytidine(1402)-2'-O)-methyltransferase, translating into MENTLSPGLYIVATPIGNLGDITLRAVETLKGVAAVACEDTRITGKLLHHLGIKQRLIRYDDHAGEHDRERLLALMEAEPVALVSDAGTPLISDPGYRLVRTARERGIAVTSLPGANAAVVGVTLSGLPNDRFLFAGFLPNKAKAREDTLASLAAVPATLVFYETAPRLGASLAAIEAVLPGREVAVARELTKKFEECRTGAPSEIAAHYEAHPPKGEIVLLIAPPRDEAKGEVDVDALLLAALAEAKASQAAAAVAKATGLDRKTLYARAMELK; encoded by the coding sequence ATGGAAAACACTCTTTCGCCGGGCCTTTACATAGTCGCAACCCCCATTGGCAACCTGGGGGACATTACCCTGCGCGCCGTCGAAACCCTGAAAGGGGTGGCCGCTGTCGCTTGTGAGGACACCCGTATCACTGGAAAGCTGCTGCATCATCTGGGGATAAAGCAACGGCTTATCCGTTACGATGATCACGCAGGCGAGCATGACCGCGAACGCCTGCTGGCACTGATGGAGGCGGAACCCGTGGCGCTGGTCAGCGATGCGGGCACGCCGTTGATATCCGATCCGGGTTACCGGCTGGTGCGCACCGCGCGGGAGCGGGGCATTGCCGTCACCAGCCTGCCCGGCGCCAATGCCGCGGTGGTGGGGGTAACGCTTTCGGGCCTGCCGAACGACCGGTTCCTGTTCGCCGGCTTCCTGCCCAACAAGGCCAAGGCGCGCGAGGATACCCTTGCCAGCCTTGCCGCCGTGCCGGCAACGCTTGTGTTCTATGAAACCGCGCCGCGTCTGGGTGCATCGCTGGCGGCGATCGAGGCGGTACTGCCGGGGCGCGAGGTTGCCGTGGCGCGCGAATTGACCAAGAAGTTCGAGGAATGCCGTACCGGCGCTCCGTCAGAGATCGCCGCGCACTACGAGGCGCATCCTCCCAAAGGCGAGATCGTGCTGCTGATCGCCCCGCCGCGTGACGAGGCGAAAGGCGAGGTCGATGTCGATGCGCTGCTGCTGGCGGCGCTGGCCGAGGCAAAGGCCTCGCAGGCGGCAGCGGCTGTGGCCAAGGCGACCGGGCTGGATCGCAAGACGCTGTACGCGCGGGCGATGGAGCTGAAATGA